The proteins below are encoded in one region of Deltaproteobacteria bacterium:
- a CDS encoding RNA polymerase factor sigma-32 gives MKKSATKTKASSKVAAAPVDMMDIYMKQARTKNVLTREEEADLVAEAAAGNEKARGDLVSANLRFVVKIAHEYRGYKIPIGDLVQEGNIGLLQAVNKYDPGKGCRLISYAVFWIRSAIQEYIMRNWSMVKIGTTAAERRLFYRVKTLSGQDNLGVEEKYERFEELAEKVGASTSEVVTLSQRVSRRDSSLDLPVRHDSTMTRAMFISDEAPGVESLLASKQTQIKAESLVSHAAAQLNDREKEILNSRLLGEDKAPLRELAEKFQISKERVRQIETRIKEKIANFVESQGAAGQFREQY, from the coding sequence ATGAAAAAGTCAGCTACGAAGACAAAAGCATCAAGCAAAGTGGCCGCGGCCCCTGTCGACATGATGGACATCTATATGAAGCAAGCACGCACCAAGAACGTGCTTACCCGCGAGGAAGAGGCCGACCTCGTGGCTGAGGCAGCCGCAGGTAACGAGAAAGCCCGTGGCGATCTGGTTTCCGCCAACTTACGATTTGTCGTGAAAATCGCTCATGAGTACCGCGGATACAAGATTCCGATTGGTGACCTGGTTCAGGAAGGCAACATCGGGCTTCTTCAGGCTGTAAATAAGTACGACCCAGGCAAAGGCTGCAGGCTCATTAGTTACGCGGTGTTCTGGATTCGTTCAGCCATCCAAGAATATATCATGCGCAATTGGTCTATGGTCAAAATTGGTACGACCGCTGCTGAACGGCGATTGTTCTACCGGGTCAAGACTCTGAGTGGCCAAGACAACTTGGGCGTCGAAGAGAAATACGAACGATTTGAAGAACTCGCCGAAAAAGTCGGTGCTTCTACATCAGAGGTAGTTACATTGAGCCAGCGTGTTTCTCGCCGAGACAGCTCTTTAGACTTACCGGTTCGACACGACTCAACCATGACCCGGGCTATGTTCATCTCTGACGAAGCACCAGGTGTTGAATCTCTGCTCGCTAGTAAACAAACTCAAATTAAGGCCGAAAGTCTTGTGAGTCACGCTGCCGCTCAGCTGAACGACCGTGAGAAAGAAATCCTCAACTCGCGTTTGCTTGGTGAAGATAAGGCGCCGCTTCGGGAGCTTGCTGAGAAATTCCAAATCTCCAAAGAGCGTGTTCGACAGATTGAGACCCGTATCAAAGAGAAGATTGCTAACTTTGTAGAAAGCCAAGGAGCTGCTGGTCAGTTTCGAGAGCAATACTAA
- a CDS encoding SDR family oxidoreductase, translating to MLEFPNSKLEISPVDVSDLSNVDAFCDWLSSKTDRIDGLVHNAGVLLDEYQETTMGHEVTFATHVLGPFFMTLKLKNLLSAGDAGRVIFVSSGGMYTQRLQISQLIKPSRPFDGVRAYAQAKRAQVELTSLMAKYFSASGVKVNAMHPGWADTPGVESALPVFYKTLKNILRTPEEGADTIAWLCASPEAKKFTGQLFLDRQPRTTHVFPWTRTSDSKRVQLWDALLELIPSYA from the coding sequence ATGCTCGAATTTCCAAATTCGAAATTAGAGATCAGCCCTGTTGATGTATCCGATCTTAGCAACGTCGATGCCTTCTGCGACTGGCTAAGCTCGAAGACTGACCGAATTGATGGCCTCGTCCACAATGCCGGTGTATTACTCGATGAATATCAAGAGACAACCATGGGCCACGAGGTTACATTTGCAACCCACGTGCTAGGTCCATTCTTTATGACCCTTAAGCTGAAGAACTTACTCAGTGCCGGCGATGCGGGACGGGTCATCTTTGTATCTTCCGGTGGTATGTACACCCAACGCCTTCAAATATCGCAGCTGATAAAACCATCGAGACCTTTCGACGGCGTTCGGGCTTATGCCCAGGCCAAACGCGCTCAAGTTGAGCTTACCAGCCTGATGGCAAAATATTTTTCGGCCAGTGGAGTGAAGGTAAACGCCATGCATCCCGGTTGGGCGGATACACCTGGAGTCGAAAGCGCCCTACCGGTGTTCTACAAGACGCTTAAAAACATTCTTCGCACACCCGAAGAAGGTGCCGATACGATTGCTTGGTTATGTGCCAGTCCTGAGGCCAAAAAATTTACCGGTCAACTCTTTCTCGACCGGCAGCCAAGAACCACCCATGTGTTCCCTTGGACGAGAACCAGCGATTCTAAACGTGTTCAATTATGGGATGCTCTCTTAGAGCTTATCCCTTCCTACGCTTAA